In Leptospira perdikensis, the genomic window TTATTTCCATTCGGTTGGATGAGAGTGTATTTACGAATGTTTAAAGTCCGATTTAGAAGTTCCCCATCCTGGATGTTAAAGTAGGTTCTTGCTGTTTTATTGGTCTCAACAATTTTTCCTTTTTCATCCGTGATGGCAATCCCCATCGGAAGGTTATCAAAAATAGATTTGTACTTTTGTTGTTGGAGTAGGAATTCAAACGATATGTCTTTTTGGATGGTGACATCGCGATCAAAACCCAAAATGATTTTGGACTCACGTAAAGGGATGAGTAACCAAATGATCCACACCTCTTCTTTAGAGTTGGTGACCAGGCGGTTTTCAAAGTTTAAAATATTCGGATTTTCACCCAGACTATCAAAAGTATATTTTGTGTTCTCTTTGTCGTCTTCATGAGCAAAGTCGACTATGGATTTACCAACAATTTCTTTGGGTTCAAATTCTAAAAACCGAGCAAAACGTTCGGTAACAGAAACAAAATTTCCTTCCCAATCTAATACTTGAAAACTATTCGGATATTCGGCAAGGAGTGACTTAACTGTGAGTCCAGAGAGAATTTTACTGCCTAATGGCTCATTTTGCATGTATTTCATTGCCTAAAAAGTAGACGGCTTCAATGGATCCAGGAAAACTGAACCCTTCAAAGGGTGACCATCCGGACTTACTTTTAACCATTGATTTTTGAAATTCAACTGGTTTTTTTAAATTTAGGATAGAAAAATTAGCCGCATAACCTTGGTTAATAATGCCAACCCCTCTTCCAAATTGGTCAGGAAGGTAGGGCGCCACAAATTCTCCAGGGTTTTTGGAACATATTATTGCTATGGTCTGTAAAGGAATGTTTAGTTTGAGTATCATATACGTAACAAACAACCCATATGTATCAAGTTGAGAGATCCCACTTGTGCCTTTTTGTTTTTCTTCTATGGAATGGGGGGCATGGTCCGTTGCCAAATAGTCAATATGTCCATCTAAAATCCCTTTTACCATAGCTTCTCGGTCTTCTTTACCACGAAGTGGTGGATTCATTTGAAACCATTTATGATTGGTTTCTGTTAACATATCCGTATCAAACATCAAATGAGTGGGTGTCACTTCGCAAGTCACATTCACTCCTCGTTTTTTAGCAGCGATGATTTTAGAAAGACCATCTTTTGTCGAATAATGGCAAAGTTTGCCTTTGAGATTGTATTTTTCGATCAAATACAAAGCAAAATCAGTAGCAACTGTTTCTGCTTCTTTGGGGCGTCTTTCTTCATGTGTTGGTTGTGATTGGTTGGCAATTAAAATCTCTGGATCTTCGCAGTGGAAACTAATGTCTTGGCCCACATAATGTTTGATGACTTCTTCTAAAGAAGCATTGTCATGAAAAAATAATTCTCCAATGGAAGGGCCCATAAAGACTTTATAGGGAACTTTTTTTTCCAATGGTTTTGTATGTGGGCCGATCCCGGCATACAAAGTGATATGGATGGGTGCTTTTTTAGTGAGCGCAAGTTTTGCGGCATAGGTTTCATCATCAATAGGCGGAACTGGATTGTTTGGCATATCTGCCACATGGATCACACCACCGTTGATGGCAGCATTACCAGCTGAGATAAAATCTTCTTTGTAAGTGTGTTTCCCACTCACATCTTCTCTTGCGTGGATGTGGATATCGCCGAAACCAGGAAAAATCACTGAACCATCAGAAAACTGGCGAGCATCGGCATCGATCCCGTCTTTTACATTCGTGATGAGCCCCGTACTAGAATCAAATTCGATTGTGCCTTCAAATTCCCTTTCGTGAGTTACGATCTTCCCTGCAATTTTTCCCATTTTGCCCCTATGAATCTGCAGATTCTAAGAGACTTGGAAAGTTTCAAGGGAATTTACTTTGGATTCGAGAGTCTAGAACCCTGTTTCCAGTTCCAAAGGTACGGAAAAAAACCTTTAGAATCTTAGTCCCATTTGGATAAGATCTCGATGATATCATTTCCAAATCTTTCTACTTTGGCAGGGCCCACACCTTTTGTGGCTTCTAATTCAGAAAGGTTCTTTGGTTTTCTTTCCGCAATTCGTTTGAGAACAGGATTTTGAAATACCATAAACTTTTTCCATTTGAGTTGTCTTGCTTTTCTATCTCGGTAGTTGATGAGTTCTTTTAAAATTTGTGAATTGAGAGTGGGTGGTTTTTTTAGTTTTGTTTTTAAACTATTCGTTTCATCAGAGTTAGATGATGATAATTTTGATTTTATTTTTGCAAAATTGGGTAAATACAGTTTAGGGTATTTGGCACCGGCCACCAAAACTTTTTTTTCTTCCACCCAAGTTTCGAGTTTTGCCACCACTGCTTCTTCGGGAATTCCATCTAACTTTCCGTGATATGGATTTCTTTCCATTCGGTATCGAAGTACATCTTTAGTACGTTTGCCCACAAGAGTTTTAGCGATGATGGTTTTTCCAAATACAGCTGGATGTTCCTTTAAAAAATTTTGTATGGTTTCTTCTTCCCATTCGGAAAGAGGATAATCTCTTTTTTCGTTTTTCTTTTGAACTTTTGCGGCTTCTGATTTTAAAAAATGAGTTCTGTGGAGGTTGGCTCCCACTTCCGTACAAATATCACAACTTCCACAAGGAGAAATGGATTCACCAAAATAAGAACAGAGTTGGACTTGCCGACATTCTTCTTTGCCTGCATATTCTTTGATGTATTTGAGGAGGGTATCTCCACCTTTGAAGTTTGTTTCCTTTGATAACATAAAGGCTTGTGTGGCCACGTCACCCGCTTTAAAAAACAAAACACATTCCGAACCAAGCCCGTCCCTTCCGGCACGACCCGCTTCTTGGTAATAAGCTTCGAGAGAGGCAGGAACTTGATAATGCACCACCAAACGAACATCAGGTTGATCCATTCCCATTCCAAAGGCATTGGTGGCTACAAGGATGGGAACTTTTCCAGAGGAGTAGGCATTTTGAGTTCGTTCTCGGATTCCATCAGTGCGACCCGCATGGTATTTTCCCACAGAGAATCCGAAGTCTTTTAAAAGATCATATGTTTCATCGGTTTTTTTCCGAGTGGCACAATAAACAATGGCACGACCTGGAAATTTTCTTCCATCTTTCCAAGGTTCTAATAGTTCAATCAAACGATCCGCTTTGTCCCTTTCGGCCGCCGGATATTCTACGCTGAATTTTAAATTAGGTCTATAAAAAGTAGAAAGCACCACTTTCGGTGATTTCATTCCAAGGGCAGCTTGGACATCAGATTGAACTTTCCGAGTCGCTGTGGCCGTCAGTGCGAGGATCGGAAAATTAGGACGAGGATGGCGTTCTCGCAAAATATGGATTTGGCGGTATTCCGGACGAAAGTCATGTCCCCACTGCGAAACACAATGAGCTTCATCCACAACAAGGGCAAATAAATCTAGTTCCCGAAAGATTCTTAAAAAACCATTCGACAATGCTCTCTCTGGGGAAACGAGTAGGACTCGAATTTCTCCTTTTACCGACTTGGCAAGGATGGTCATTTGTTCCACTTCATCTTGAGTGGAATTACAAAAGGCAGCAGGAATTCCTTTGGCAAGCAAACTCTCTGTTTGGTCTTTCATTAAAGCAATGAGAGGTGATATAACTAGAGTTAGTTTGTTTTTTTGAATGGTGGCTGGGAGTTGGTAAATCAGAGATTTTCCCGCACCAGTTGGCAAAATGGCCAAGGTATCTTGCCCATCCAGTACAGAACGAATGGCCTCTTCTTGGCCTGGGCGAAATTCCGAAAAACCGAATTTGGTTTTGAGTTCCGAACGTAGATCCAAGGTAACTCTCAAGATTTCCGTAAATCCGAAAGGGTCAACGATAAGATTCCCCATTTTACCCTCATTTTTTCAATTTTACAGAATCGAGTGATCCGGAAATTGTAACGAAGACCGATGCTTTTTAATACCTTTGTCTTTTTGTTATTCTTTCTGGTCGTGTATTCGGTCTTTTTGGGATTCGGATGGTTTGCCGGAAAACAGAAATGGGCCTACCGCGCACAAAATCTTTGGCTCCTTCTAGCATCCTATTTTTTTTATGGGTGGTGGGAGTGGTTTTTTCTAACTCTCATCCTCATTAGTACAGTCATCGACTACTGTGCTGCCATCTTCATCGAAAGTACAGAAAACCAAATCCGTCGTCGCCTATATCTATCGGTTTCGATTGTTGCCAACTTGGGCCTACTATTTACAATGAAGTATTACGATTTTTTCGCAGTGAACCTCATTGACTCTTGGAACCAATTGGCTTTGTGGATGGGTTCCACTGCTGCCACCGATTCGAATACATACTTGTTAAGAAATATCATTCTGCCGGTGGGAATTAGTTTTTATACCTTCCAAACCATGTCTTATACCATCGATGTGTTTCGCAGACAAATCAAAGCGGAACGTGACTTTTTTGACTTTGCTCTTTTTGTGAATTATTTCCCACAACTTGTGGCAGGTCCCATCGAACGCGCTCAAGACCTACTTCCTCAATTGAAAAAACCAAAATTTCCAACTTGGGACAGGGTGCAGAAAGGATTGTATGATATCCTACTTGGTTATTTTATGAAGGTGTATGTGGCAGATAACTTATCCACATATGTAGACCAAGTATTCCTTGCCGGTAAATCTCTATATACACAAAATCCAGACATCATTCAAGCTATGGACGGCTCACAAGTGTTTGCTGGTGGATTTTTGTTTTTAACACAAATTTATTGTGACTTTGCTGGTTATTCTTTTATTGCTTTAGGAGTTTCTAGGCTTCTTGGTGTCACTCTCACGGTAAATTTTGAAACTCCAGAATTTTCCAAAACACCTACAGAGTTTTGGAATCGTTGGCATGTAACACTGAATCGGTGGTTCCGTGATTATATTTATATTTCCCTTGGTGGGAGTAAATATGGAAAGTTTGCGCAGTACAGAAACTTATTTATTATTTTCTTTTTATCCGGACTTTGGCACGGAGCCAATTGGACTTTTATCACTTGGGGTTGTTTACAAGGGATTTATACCATTATTTACCTAGTTGCCTTTGCCAAAAAGAAAGAAGACAAAACAAGTGATTTGGAAATTGCCCCTCCTTCCTTATGGGAAAAAATCCAAAGTATTCTTTCGGGAACTTTTTCGCGAGTACTCATTTATACTCTCGTTGTTTTTAGTGCCGTAGGATTTCGTTCTTATGATGCCAATATGATGTTTCTTTATATGAAAAAATTCTTAATGGTTTGGAATTGGGACTTAAATCCAAACAATAACGTTAAAGATATGTTGGGACTTTTTGGTGAGTATTTTAAAATCTTTTTACCACTTCTCATCATTGATGGAATTACATACTTTAAAAAAGAAAGATATTGGGTTTTTGTATCCCATCCTCTGGTTCAAGTTTTTGTTTTATTCTTTATGGGATTTCTCATTCTTACTCGTGGAGTTTTTGGAAAGGAGGTAATCTACTTTGCGTTCTAAATTTTTAGGAATTGGGATTACCCTCTTATTGTTTTTGGTATTGGAACTTGTAGTTCGATTCACAGGAATCCACTATTTGGAACAACCGGAAATTTTCTTTGTCAACCTAAAGAAAAACTTTGTAGAATCCGGCAAAGGTGAAGCCGATATCATTGTGTTAGGTGACTCGAGATCAATGGCACTCGCCGGTTATTCGAAAGAATCTGGTGTTGAATATTCTGTTTATAATCATAGTTTGCCTGCCATGGGCCCAAAGTACTATCGTTTCTTTTTGGATAAGTATTTAAAGAAAGGAAATGCTAAACCAAAAATGGTTTTGTTTGCTGCTTCACCTAAACTATATTCTACGGGATATGGACCACCGTTATATGATCCTGATGGTAAATCAGTAAAAGAAAACGAATCCATCTCTACTTATTTGAACCGAAGATGGCAAGAAGGAATTCAAAAAAACTTTTTTCGTACTCCCACACCTACCAATATCATCAGTTATAGTGGCAAACAAGAAGACGCAAACCAAATCCTTTGGGAATTTTTTGGTCATAGATACCTCCATCAATTTACATTTTCAGAACTCTCCGAACAATACTCTGGTGTGGAACGTTTGTTTATTCTGTCTAAAGCAACACCACTGCTCTATGAATCCTATCGGTTCCACGGTGCCATTCGTAACGCACTCAGCCAAACCAATTGGAAGGTTGATAAAAATTACAAAGAACGATCTTTGTTTTGTGAATCCTGCGAAAATGTGGAAGCAGGACTTTGTAAACCTGCATCCTCCCAATTAGAAGACAATTTTACCATTGAAGACCAAATCAATCGTCACTTTGGAAAATACAATATCTCCAATCGTTTGAAACCAGAACTTGTTTTATTTTCAAAAGAGTTGATTCAAAAGGAATTGGATGCAGAACGAACCAACCCAAAACCTTATGTATATCACAAACCAGACTTTATTGTATTAAAAGAACTGATTGAATACACTCGTTCACAAGGAATCCAATTTGGAATGATTTATATGCCTTGGATGAAGGATGGCCAAGAATCTAGGGAATCCCAAGACTTACTGGCGGATCTAAAAACTTTTTTTAGAGAGAATCCAGATGCAGGACTCTTTTTCTTTCCGGATTCCTCCTATCCAAATGATCGGTTTGTAGATAATATCCATTACGATTGCCGGGGAGAAAAACGGGTAAACGAAGAATTTCTCAAATTTGTTCTTCCTCAAGTGTTCCGTTTTTTGCATTCCAGATAAAAATCCAATTGATTTCCGATTTCCGATGTTGGAGAATGAGGCACTCCATCCGGATAAGAGGAAACCCAATCATGTTTTCGTTTCGAAACATATTAGTTTGTATTCTATCGGCCTATCTCATCGGTTTACCGGTGTTCGGGCAGAACCGTTATGCGTTGTTCATTGGAACCAATTACAAAGGGAACACAGCCAAAATCCCTGAGTTGAATCTCTGTGAAGCAGACGCTACTTTCTTAAAAGAAAAAATCCAAAAGAAAGGAAACTTCAAGGATATCAAAGTCTTGTTAGGTTCCATGGTCACTCGCGATAATGTAAAAAACGCGATCTCCCAATTGGGTAAAGTTGTAGGAAAAGAGGATTCTGTTTTTTTATACTTCTCCGGCCACGGAATGTATATGAAAGATGCGAAAGCAAAAAACGGAATGCGTAACTATCTTATCTGTTACGACCGCCCTCATATTTCTGATGAGGAATTGAACGAATTTTTAACCGATATCAAATCCCAAAAGACAGTTCTTGTGATGGACTGCTGTTATTCAGGAGGGATTGCCAAAAAAGGGAAAAATACCCGCGGGGCAGCTGAGATCCCGATTGCCCAAGGAAATGATGGGGTTGTCCGCCAAAACGCGGAAGATTACTTTTTCCAAGACAAAGCTGTCATTTCTTCTTCCGACGATGACCAAACCTCGATTGAAGTAGGAGGGACCATCAACCATGGGATCTTTACTTACAACTTTGGAAATGCTCTAGAAAAAGGGGATTTAAACAAAGACAGTGTGGTCACAGCCCTCGAAGCCTTCTTTGTTGCCAAAGAAGAAACGGTGAAAATGGCCCGCCAATTCAACCATGAACAAACTCCACAAGTTTCTGGGAATGCCGCCGGGATCTTTTTGTCTGGTTCTCCGAAACCACAAACTCCTCCACCAAAACCACCAAACGTAGTCATTAACGTGCCGATCACACCGGTGGAAAACACAACACCACCAAACAACAACACAACGACACCTCCGGTTGTAACACCAGAGCCAGAACCAACACCGGCCAATGAAACCACAGTGGTCATCCCACCCATTACAGAAGTGGAACCACCAGCCCCACCTTCAGTCACAACGGGGAGTATCCTCATCCGAACTTCCATCATCAAAGACAAGTCTTACGGGGGAGCGGCTACAAAGTCGCCT contains:
- a CDS encoding amidohydrolase family protein translates to MGKIAGKIVTHEREFEGTIEFDSSTGLITNVKDGIDADARQFSDGSVIFPGFGDIHIHAREDVSGKHTYKEDFISAGNAAINGGVIHVADMPNNPVPPIDDETYAAKLALTKKAPIHITLYAGIGPHTKPLEKKVPYKVFMGPSIGELFFHDNASLEEVIKHYVGQDISFHCEDPEILIANQSQPTHEERRPKEAETVATDFALYLIEKYNLKGKLCHYSTKDGLSKIIAAKKRGVNVTCEVTPTHLMFDTDMLTETNHKWFQMNPPLRGKEDREAMVKGILDGHIDYLATDHAPHSIEEKQKGTSGISQLDTYGLFVTYMILKLNIPLQTIAIICSKNPGEFVAPYLPDQFGRGVGIINQGYAANFSILNLKKPVEFQKSMVKSKSGWSPFEGFSFPGSIEAVYFLGNEIHAK
- a CDS encoding RecQ family ATP-dependent DNA helicase, with protein sequence MGNLIVDPFGFTEILRVTLDLRSELKTKFGFSEFRPGQEEAIRSVLDGQDTLAILPTGAGKSLIYQLPATIQKNKLTLVISPLIALMKDQTESLLAKGIPAAFCNSTQDEVEQMTILAKSVKGEIRVLLVSPERALSNGFLRIFRELDLFALVVDEAHCVSQWGHDFRPEYRQIHILRERHPRPNFPILALTATATRKVQSDVQAALGMKSPKVVLSTFYRPNLKFSVEYPAAERDKADRLIELLEPWKDGRKFPGRAIVYCATRKKTDETYDLLKDFGFSVGKYHAGRTDGIRERTQNAYSSGKVPILVATNAFGMGMDQPDVRLVVHYQVPASLEAYYQEAGRAGRDGLGSECVLFFKAGDVATQAFMLSKETNFKGGDTLLKYIKEYAGKEECRQVQLCSYFGESISPCGSCDICTEVGANLHRTHFLKSEAAKVQKKNEKRDYPLSEWEEETIQNFLKEHPAVFGKTIIAKTLVGKRTKDVLRYRMERNPYHGKLDGIPEEAVVAKLETWVEEKKVLVAGAKYPKLYLPNFAKIKSKLSSSNSDETNSLKTKLKKPPTLNSQILKELINYRDRKARQLKWKKFMVFQNPVLKRIAERKPKNLSELEATKGVGPAKVERFGNDIIEILSKWD
- a CDS encoding MBOAT family O-acyltransferase is translated as MLFNTFVFLLFFLVVYSVFLGFGWFAGKQKWAYRAQNLWLLLASYFFYGWWEWFFLTLILISTVIDYCAAIFIESTENQIRRRLYLSVSIVANLGLLFTMKYYDFFAVNLIDSWNQLALWMGSTAATDSNTYLLRNIILPVGISFYTFQTMSYTIDVFRRQIKAERDFFDFALFVNYFPQLVAGPIERAQDLLPQLKKPKFPTWDRVQKGLYDILLGYFMKVYVADNLSTYVDQVFLAGKSLYTQNPDIIQAMDGSQVFAGGFLFLTQIYCDFAGYSFIALGVSRLLGVTLTVNFETPEFSKTPTEFWNRWHVTLNRWFRDYIYISLGGSKYGKFAQYRNLFIIFFLSGLWHGANWTFITWGCLQGIYTIIYLVAFAKKKEDKTSDLEIAPPSLWEKIQSILSGTFSRVLIYTLVVFSAVGFRSYDANMMFLYMKKFLMVWNWDLNPNNNVKDMLGLFGEYFKIFLPLLIIDGITYFKKERYWVFVSHPLVQVFVLFFMGFLILTRGVFGKEVIYFAF
- a CDS encoding DUF1574 family protein, translating into MRSKFLGIGITLLLFLVLELVVRFTGIHYLEQPEIFFVNLKKNFVESGKGEADIIVLGDSRSMALAGYSKESGVEYSVYNHSLPAMGPKYYRFFLDKYLKKGNAKPKMVLFAASPKLYSTGYGPPLYDPDGKSVKENESISTYLNRRWQEGIQKNFFRTPTPTNIISYSGKQEDANQILWEFFGHRYLHQFTFSELSEQYSGVERLFILSKATPLLYESYRFHGAIRNALSQTNWKVDKNYKERSLFCESCENVEAGLCKPASSQLEDNFTIEDQINRHFGKYNISNRLKPELVLFSKELIQKELDAERTNPKPYVYHKPDFIVLKELIEYTRSQGIQFGMIYMPWMKDGQESRESQDLLADLKTFFRENPDAGLFFFPDSSYPNDRFVDNIHYDCRGEKRVNEEFLKFVLPQVFRFLHSR
- a CDS encoding caspase family protein, with the translated sequence MFSFRNILVCILSAYLIGLPVFGQNRYALFIGTNYKGNTAKIPELNLCEADATFLKEKIQKKGNFKDIKVLLGSMVTRDNVKNAISQLGKVVGKEDSVFLYFSGHGMYMKDAKAKNGMRNYLICYDRPHISDEELNEFLTDIKSQKTVLVMDCCYSGGIAKKGKNTRGAAEIPIAQGNDGVVRQNAEDYFFQDKAVISSSDDDQTSIEVGGTINHGIFTYNFGNALEKGDLNKDSVVTALEAFFVAKEETVKMARQFNHEQTPQVSGNAAGIFLSGSPKPQTPPPKPPNVVINVPITPVENTTPPNNNTTTPPVVTPEPEPTPANETTVVIPPITEVEPPAPPSVTTGSILIRTSIIKDKSYGGAATKSPYDLLNKQGKLKSSPAEDKVRSIKVLVDDQEYTSQVTTEKSKIWGSVTKNGTLIQGDIYNVKIDNLPAGVHQIEIRADKYPIYKTATAVLPKQTVTVDAINSMDGFGAIRGRVFFKTLDNPIEKHPIYMPTVVSTNQIFKVTTDKDGYFWFTNLKPGKYEIRASFMEEMKLENSEIHVQPGEVTNVDIILNKKLSYTKTKY